In the genome of Drosophila subpulchrella strain 33 F10 #4 breed RU33 chromosome 2L, RU_Dsub_v1.1 Primary Assembly, whole genome shotgun sequence, one region contains:
- the LOC119548692 gene encoding uncharacterized protein LOC119548692 encodes MKAIVCVFVALLASVAAYDVQLLSEEQWNQLVERNPAKPDTQGLILNGSAKKAIKGLISQLPCGWPQYGIPPLAPYTNADLRIHLAESVVDSLLQFLRFRFDGLEDMEIKQLKISYTFSKKVKFHFKLPLLKASAHYLDTDTLVDMLKQMGLSVRYESSGPLSFSLMDLSIQGEFKYKMPFIFGSIKIYKFSCVVSLGGVSSNIGGVMGSGRINEYINEMIDKEVPAFINGNQKQISAKIEEIFVPMVNAHLTGHKIWYLFSLLSATTGTCNPTPAPWLAVESRKID; translated from the exons ATGAAAGCTATCGTTTGTGTTTTTGTGGCCCTTTTGGCCTCCGTTGCAGCCTACGATGTCCAACTGCTCAGCGAGGAGCAGTGGAACCAGCTGGTGGAACGCAATC CTGCCAAGCCCGATACTCAGGGTCTGATCTTGAATGGTTCAGCCAAGAAGGCCATCAAGGGCTTGATTAGCCAATTGCCCTGCGGCTGGCCCCAATACGGAATTCCCCCACTGGCACCCTATACCAATGCTGATCTGCGCATCCACTTGGCCGAGTCGGTGGTTGA TTCACTTTTGCAGTTCCTGCGCTTCCGTTTCGATGGCCTCGAGGACATGGAGATCAAACAGCTTAAGATCAGCTACACCTTCAGCAAGAAGGTCAAGTTCCACTTCAAACTACCCCTGCTGAAGGCCAGTGCCCACTACTTGGATACCGATACCCTGGTGGACATGCTGAAGCAAATGGGATTGTCTGTGCGCTACGAGAGCTCGGGTCCCTTGTCCTTCAGCCTGATGGATCTGTCGATTCAGGGCGAGTTCAAGTACAAGATGCCCTTCATCTTCGGTTCCATCAAGATCTACAAGTTCAGCTGTGTGGTCAGCCTGGGTGGTGTGTCCTCAAACATTGGCGGTGTCATGGGAAGCGGAAGGATCAACGAGTATATCAACGAAATGATCGACAAGGAGGTGCCGGCCTTCATCAATGGCAACCAGAAGCAGATCAGCGCCAAGATCGAGGAGATCTTTGTGCCGATGGTCAATGCACATCTTACTGGTCACAAGATCTGGTATCTGTTCAGTCTGCTGAGCGCCACCACTGGCACGTGCAACCCCACCCCCGCCCCTTGGCTGGCCGTGGAGTCCAGAAAAATAGACTAG